ATCTGATTGCAAAGATCGAATACTACGGCCATTCCGGCGAAACGCTCAGGGGCCTGATGTTCGTATCCAACAGGGCAGAAGCAGCAGAACTGAGCCGATCGCTCAATCATCACGGTTACAGGACCCGCGCCCTGACAGGTGATGATTCCCAGCAGATGCGCCTACAGACGGTCAGGGAACTGGAGGGTGGGATGCTCGACTATATCATTACTGTGGACATCTTCAATGAAGGCGTCGACATCCCTTCCATCAACCAGGTGGTGATGCTCCGCCAGACGCAGTCGAGCATCATCTTCATCCAGCAGCTCGGCCGCGGGCTCAGAAAACATGATGACAAGGAGTACCTGACCGTCATCGACTTCATCGGCAACTACAGAAACAACTATATGATCCCCATCGCCCTTACAGGCGACAGATCCTACAATAAGGACAGGCTCAGGAAATCACTGATGGACCGGAATACACTCACCGGTGTTTCGACCATCAACTTCGAATCGATCGCAAAGGAAAAGATATACAAGGCCATCAATACCACCACACTCAACACCCAAAGCTTCCTGAAGGAGATGCACCTGTATTTGAAGAATAAGATCGGCAGGCCTCCTGCACTCATCGATTTTCATGATGATGCGGATGTCATCGATCCTCTTGTGATACTTCATAAGTACAGCCATTACCTGGAATTCCTGGTTAAGATCAAAGAGAAGCATCTGACCATATCAAAGAATGACCATCAGGTCCTGAGCTTCCTTTCCAAGGAAATCACCGAGGGCAAGCGTGTCCATGAGACCCTCCTGCTTCAGCAGATCATCGAATCCCCGGTCAATATGAGGGACTTTCAGTTGGAGATGCATCGACGGGGCTACCATATGACGGATGATACGATGCGCTCGGTCCTCAGAAACCTTACCCATGCTTTCCATACGCAGCAGGATCTCAAAAAATATGGCGGCCCCCTCATAGAAGTGGCAGACGACCTCATCCGCCCCGCCCCTGCGTTCTCCAGTGCATTGGAGAATCCCGAAATCAGGGCCCACATCACCCAGGTGCTGGAGCTGTCCCTCGCCCTAAGCAGATCATATGACCAGTCGAAACCCCTGACAGTCAACCGCAAATATTCAAGGAAGGACGTCTGCCGCCTGCTCAATTGGGATAAGGATGAATCCTCCACATTATATGGATATAAATATAAGCATGGGACATGCCCTATCTTCATCACCTACCACAAGGACGAAGAGATTGAAGATACAATCCGATACGAAGACCGCTTCCTCGACCTGAATACGCTGAAATGGTTCACCCGGAGCAACCGCACCCTCCAATCCAAAGAAATCAAAGCCCTTCTCGAGGGCCACAGGGAGGGCGACCCCATCCACATCTTCGTAAAGAAGGACGATGATGAAGGAAGCACATTCTACTACCTCGGTGAGGGTCACATCGATCATCAGACATTGGAAGAGACGAGGATGAATGATGGTACGGGCAAACCGGTAGTGAAGATGAACATGCTGATGGAGAATCCGGTCGACTATGACCTATACAAATACCTGGAATCCGGTACACACGAATGAAAAAATGGAACCCCACGAAACGTGGGGTTCCATTTCTATTCCTCTTCTTCGTCACCATCCGGCTGGTTATAGCCTTTGAGCAGGGCGACCTGCTTGATCAGATGGCTGTCCATATCGAGTACGATCCATTTGTCTTCTTCCGTATTGACATAGTCATCCGTTTCAATATCAGTATTGATGCTCTGGAGCCAGCCGCCGATGGTGTCGATGTCATCACTGTTATCGAATGTGATGTCGAACTGTTCATTGAGGTCGTCGAGCAGTACACGTCCATTTATGTGGTAGATGTCATCTTCCACTTTGACGATATCAGGTTCTTCATCCTCATCGAATTCGTCCCTGATTTCTCCGACGATCTCCTCAAGGATATCCTCCATGGTGATCATGCCGGCAGTACCACCATACTCATCGATGATGAGGGCGATATGCACACGTTCACGCTGCATCTTCACCAGTGCATCGCTGATGCGTGATACTTCAGTAAGCATCGGTATTTCATGTATATGATCTTCCGGCCTGACTTCCTCGTCGGATACATGGTTGGTCAGGAACTCCCTCACATTGAGGAAGCCGATGATCTGGTCCTTGTCCCCGCTCTCATCGGTGACCGGATAGCGGGTATAGTTGTGCTCTTTGACATTCTCCAGTACATCTTCGATGTTTACGGGATCCGTCAATGTGATCATCTGCGTCCTTGGCACCATGATGTCCTTTGCGAGCCTTTCGTCGAAGGAAAAGATGTTCTGCATATATGCAAGTTCTGTCTGATTTATTTCTCCACTTTGATAACTTTGTGTCATTATAATCTTAAGCTCATCTTCCGAGTGCCCCTGTTCTACAGCCACATCCTTGAATCCGACCAGTCTGACGAGGAATCTTGCAGTACCGTTCATCGTCCAGATCAGTGGTTTCATGATGACACCGAAGAAATAAAGGGGCCCTGAAATTACCAATGCCAATTTTTCTGCATACTGGATTGCAACTGTCTTTGGTGCAAGTTCACCGACGACGACATGGATGAAGGTGACGATGATGAATGCCAGCGCTACGGTCAATACTGTGGTCAACTGGTCCGGTATTCCGATCAGTTCAAAAAGGGGATGCAGTACGACTTCAAATGTCGACTCCCCGATCCAGCCGAGACCGAGGGCGGTTACAGTAATACCCAGCTGGCATGCAGACAGGTAGTAGTCGAGCTCCATCGTCATCTTGCGCACACGGCGCGCTTTCCTGTTGCCCTCTTCAATGAGCTGATCGATGCGTGACAGCCTTGCTTTGACGAGTGCAAATTCAGATCCTACAAAAAGCATTGTGAGTATTATAAGGATTACAAATAAAATTAAGTTCCATATCGTGGTTATGTCCAATTAGTTCCCTTGTCTAGAAGGGATTCACCTCCGGTAATATTTGACTACAATCTTTGCGTATAGTGCTTTCTGAAACAGGGTAACGATTCTCTTCTAACATCTCAGTCGGCACATGAAATTTCAAATCCGCCTTCCCAATTGTAGTCACCTCCCAAAAGTTAATAATTATAGTCATTTTACCATAATCACTTTTCTCCTTGCTACATCTAATCACTTTTCAAACTATATAATATGTAGGTTTTATGTCGAAGCGACGTTTTCCGGCACTCCCGCTTCCTTGTTTGCATAAAAAAATGCGATCCGGAACTGATTCCGAATCGCATATCCTATCGGCCTTTTGTAAATCCAAATCCAATTGTACCATGTCCGGTATGCACGCCGGCTACAGTTACCAGAGGCTCTACCATCAGGTTGACATCAGGCAGCCTTTCCTTGATCTTCTTCTTCCATTCGTCCACCAGGCTTGCACTTCCCGCATGTACGAGGCCGAGCGTCTTCACTCCCTCTTCTTTTACGTGTTCCTCAAGATTAGCAAGCACTGCATTGTATATCTTCTTTTTCGTGCGCAGTTTCTCTCCGATAACTACTTTGCCGTCATCGAATTCGAGCTTCAGGTGGATGTTGAGGACGGAGGCGAGCATGGACTGGGAAGCGGATACCCGTCCGCTCTTCCTCATCTGGCTGAAGCTCTGCGGCAGAAGGTAGAGCTGGGTGCTTCTGGTCATCTCCCTGATTTCCTCCACCACTTCTTCAATATCCTTGTCGGACTCCCTCGACTCCACCGCATGTTCGACCATCTGCTTCATCGGATAGCTGCCGATGCGCGAATCGATGACATATACAGGTTTTGACATGTCTTCCGAAGCACTGAGCGAGCTCTGGTATGTCCCCGTCAGTTCACTCGACGCATGTACTGCAATGACAGCTTCATACTCATCATCCGCTTCAATCGCTTCATATATCTCCATGAATTCCCCTATTGTCGGTTGGGAGGTCTTTGCCCCTTCCCCGCTCTCTTTCAGCATGTCATAGATTTCCTCAGTCGTCGCATCAATGCCGTCCCTATAGGCGACGCCATCGATGATGACAGACATGGGCAGCACCTTGACATCATGCTTTTCCCTGTATGCCTGATCGACGCCCGAGGCGGAATCCGTCACCACTGCTATCTTTTTCATATTAATCCCTTCCTTCGTACCGCGTAATGTTTCAACCAGTGTAGCATTTACTCCCATATAATACTATAAATAATCCCTGAAGCGCTGTACCGCCTGATGGACGGCACCTTTCTCCTTCATCAGGGCTTCATATGAGCCCGATTCGATGATGCGCCCCTGCTCCATATAATGGATGAAATCGAATGATTCGAGTCTGCTGAGATCGTGTGTGCTGATGATGAGGGTGGGCTTTGACAGTATGCGGTCCCACACCTTCTGCTTCAGACTGTCATCCAGGCGTGCCGTCGGTTCGTCCATGATCCACCATGGCTTATCTTCTGCCAGCATCCGGATGAAATGCAGCCGTTTCTGTTCCCCACCCGACAGTCTGCCGGTGAATTCGATGGGGGTATCAGGACTGTAGTATGCCATCCCCATCTCTTCCAGATCGGCCGCCACTTCTTCCGGTGACCTGTCGATATGGCCAAACAGAGTGACATTATCCATTA
The sequence above is drawn from the Salinicoccus roseus genome and encodes:
- a CDS encoding DUF3427 domain-containing protein, producing MELNRDNLLNAYEQGFLDKDTHKIGHHPPRMIINSKEENVLSSMLDEMESCLSFSISVAFITEGGLATLKTALYELAKQNRGGRIITSTYLNFNKPKVFKALLNIPNLEVRAADKEGFHAKGYVFRNPHYSSMFIGSSNLTDAALKKNYEYNLKLTSLENGAVIQHFNSQFEKLWEESTAVDDEWIRRYEQAYVEQPEQRKVLEVIEDRSRYHHQTMTGQVIQPNIMQKEALMELSGLRKAGKDKGLVVSATGTGKTYLAAFDVQQYRPGRMLFLAHREQILEKSMNDFSKLLGESLSNFGLYSGRSKKSEAKYLFATVQTLSKEANLGQFNPDEFDYIIVDEAHRSSAATYTKILNHFSPGFLLGMTATPERADDMEIFSLFDYNIAYEIRLQQALEEEILSPFHYFGVTDYEKDGMSVDDTTALGQLTSNERIAHLIAKIEYYGHSGETLRGLMFVSNRAEAAELSRSLNHHGYRTRALTGDDSQQMRLQTVRELEGGMLDYIITVDIFNEGVDIPSINQVVMLRQTQSSIIFIQQLGRGLRKHDDKEYLTVIDFIGNYRNNYMIPIALTGDRSYNKDRLRKSLMDRNTLTGVSTINFESIAKEKIYKAINTTTLNTQSFLKEMHLYLKNKIGRPPALIDFHDDADVIDPLVILHKYSHYLEFLVKIKEKHLTISKNDHQVLSFLSKEITEGKRVHETLLLQQIIESPVNMRDFQLEMHRRGYHMTDDTMRSVLRNLTHAFHTQQDLKKYGGPLIEVADDLIRPAPAFSSALENPEIRAHITQVLELSLALSRSYDQSKPLTVNRKYSRKDVCRLLNWDKDESSTLYGYKYKHGTCPIFITYHKDEEIEDTIRYEDRFLDLNTLKWFTRSNRTLQSKEIKALLEGHREGDPIHIFVKKDDDEGSTFYYLGEGHIDHQTLEETRMNDGTGKPVVKMNMLMENPVDYDLYKYLESGTHE
- a CDS encoding DegV family protein, whose product is MKKIAVVTDSASGVDQAYREKHDVKVLPMSVIIDGVAYRDGIDATTEEIYDMLKESGEGAKTSQPTIGEFMEIYEAIEADDEYEAVIAVHASSELTGTYQSSLSASEDMSKPVYVIDSRIGSYPMKQMVEHAVESRESDKDIEEVVEEIREMTRSTQLYLLPQSFSQMRKSGRVSASQSMLASVLNIHLKLEFDDGKVVIGEKLRTKKKIYNAVLANLEEHVKEEGVKTLGLVHAGSASLVDEWKKKIKERLPDVNLMVEPLVTVAGVHTGHGTIGFGFTKGR
- a CDS encoding hemolysin family protein; amino-acid sequence: MDITTIWNLILFVILIILTMLFVGSEFALVKARLSRIDQLIEEGNRKARRVRKMTMELDYYLSACQLGITVTALGLGWIGESTFEVVLHPLFELIGIPDQLTTVLTVALAFIIVTFIHVVVGELAPKTVAIQYAEKLALVISGPLYFFGVIMKPLIWTMNGTARFLVRLVGFKDVAVEQGHSEDELKIIMTQSYQSGEINQTELAYMQNIFSFDERLAKDIMVPRTQMITLTDPVNIEDVLENVKEHNYTRYPVTDESGDKDQIIGFLNVREFLTNHVSDEEVRPEDHIHEIPMLTEVSRISDALVKMQRERVHIALIIDEYGGTAGMITMEDILEEIVGEIRDEFDEDEEPDIVKVEDDIYHINGRVLLDDLNEQFDITFDNSDDIDTIGGWLQSINTDIETDDYVNTEEDKWIVLDMDSHLIKQVALLKGYNQPDGDEEEE